A stretch of Ipomoea triloba cultivar NCNSP0323 chromosome 11, ASM357664v1 DNA encodes these proteins:
- the LOC115996445 gene encoding uncharacterized protein LOC115996445, with protein sequence MKVILHLSSLTRTPFSSPSLPHSKPISVAAKTKPLSISFQHEEAEKRSLELRVCTNRTCRRQGSLESLQVLSGIAPPHVSVTACGCLGKCGAGPNVVVLPDAVFIKHCGTPARAAEMMSFLCLGRDGTDIETETNKCLEALALRKRAEDEMDKGNFSQAFHLLSRAIYLKPFGGVHISYRNRSVARLAMEDPAGALQDAKEALNIAPTYSDAYLCQGDALMALDQIEAAENSYSVALDLDPSIRRSKSFKARIAKLKEKLAPAI encoded by the exons ATGAAGGTGATTCTTCATCTCAGCTCTCTcactcgcactcccttttcttCCCCTTCTCTCCCCCATTCCAAACCCATCTCAGTTGCAGCAAAAACAAAGCCCTTATCCATATCATTTCAACATGAAGAAGCCGAAAAGAGGAGCTTAGAGTTGCGAGTATGCACAAATAGGACTTGCCGGAGACAGGGTTCTCTAGAATCTCTTCAAGTCCTATCCGGAATCGCGCCGCCCCATGTCTCCGTCACCGCCTGCGGCTGCCTCGGTAAATGCGGCGCCGGACCAAACGTCGTCGTCTTGCCCGATGCCGTCTTTATCAAGCACTGCGGCACCCCTGCTCGGGCTGCGGAAATGATGTCCTTCCTCTGCCTTGGCCGAGATGGTACTGATATTGAGACTGAGACTAACAAGTGCTTGGAGGCACTGGCATTGAGGAAGAGAGCCGAAGATGAGATGGATAAGGGCAATTTCTCCCAGGCCTTCCATTTACTCTCTCGG GCTATTTATCTAAAACCATTTGGTGGTGTACATATTTCATATAGAAACAG GTCAGTTGCTCGGTTGGCAATGGAAGACCCAGCAGGAGCACTCCAAGATGCTAAAGAGGCTCTAAATATTGCTCCCACTTATTCAGAC GCTTATTTATGCCAAGGTGATGCTTTAATGGCTTTGGACCAGATTGAGGCTGCTGAGAATTCCTATTCAGTGGCTTTAGATCTGGATCCCTCCATACGTCGCTCCAAATCATTCAAG GCTCGGATAGCTAAGCTCAAGGAGAAACTGGCTCCGGCAATTTGA
- the LOC115996435 gene encoding kinase-interacting family protein codes for MCTTAAATPQGTVWSAGMDTKMREGQKGCGGEEATVVPYSSNHSRRGSFGKPSWLLCSVADLDERMKVLGMNLPEEGNADDSFAKRADGYYQQRPQLLALLQDLYNGYLSLADRYCQGLAKTHHYHRYSSPIPSLHFTDNEDVVDQEDNGDGGVDSSDVESSLSFQAQFPPQLGNQAKVDPDMIIADLVVRTVECEIILHELAQVERRSSESSRKMELQRSLVEVLESERLILLNENARLGYQVSALVEENKGLASESLFMKRKAADLARCLLKMREDHRVFMLSRKIEDLQGQVHGLEKRNREYYEQLVKHEEEKRNKMKVKSLGSFKGCFQVHGDVTSWVNNNGSSSSTSIPTVKKIGQQGNGGGSKLWGRVKKFDIFLCGPYFNPTNC; via the exons ATGTGCACTACTGCCGCTGCTACACCTCAAG GTACTGTTTGGTCTGCTGGAATGGACACAAAAATGAGAGAAGGGCAGAAAGGCTGTGGTGGTGAGGAGGCTACTGTTGTGCCTTATTCTTCAAATCATTCAAGGAGGGGAAGCTTTGGCAAACCTTCTTGGCTTCTTTGCTCTGTTGCTG atTTGGATGAGAGGATGAAGGTGTTGGGAATGAATCTCCCGGAAGAAGGCAACGCAGATGACAGTTTTGCCAAACGTGCGGACGGCTACTACCAGCAACGCCCTCAGCTGCTGGCTTTGCTTCAAGATTTGTACAATGGCTACCTCTCCCTGGCCGACCGCTACTGCCAGGGCCTCGCCAAGACACACCATTACCACCGCTACTCCTCTCCCATCCCCTCCCTCCACTTCACTGACAACGAAGACGTTGTTGATCAGGAAGACAATGGGGATGGCGGCGTTGATTCATCGGATGTAGAGAGCTCTCTCTCATTTCAAGCTCAGTTTCCTCCCCAATTAGGAAATCAAGCCAAAGTAGACCCTGATATGATCATTGCAGACTTGGTGGTTAGAACCGTGGAGTGCGAGATCATTCTGCACGAGCTCGCCCAGGTGGAGAGGCGCAGCTCAGAGTCGTCGAGGAAGATGGAGCTGCAGAGGAGCCTGGTGGAGGTGCTGGAGTCGGAGAGGCTGATTTTGCTGAACGAGAACGCCAGGCTTGGGTACCAGGTCTCTGCACTGGTGGAAGAGAACAAAGGGCTGGCATCCGAGTCTCTGTTCATGAAGAGGAAGGCGGCTGATCTCGCGAGATGCCTGCTGAAGATGAGGGAGGACCATAGGGTGTTCATGCTGAGCCGCAAAATCGAGGACCTTCAAGGCCAGGTCCATGGGCTGGAGAAGAGGAACAGGGAGTATTACGAGCAGCTCGTGAAGCACGAAGAGGAGAAGAGGAACAAGATGAAGGTGAAAAGTTTGGGGAGCTTCAAGGGGTGTTTTCAAGTCCATGGAGATGTCACTTCTTGGGTTAACAACAATGGCAGCAGTAGTAGTACTAGTATTCCTACTGTGAAGAAGATTGGTCAGCAAGGCAATGGGGGTGGTTCTAAGCTGTGGGGTAGGGTcaagaaatttgacatctttctTTGTGGACCTTATTTCAACCCCACCAACTGCTAA
- the LOC115996437 gene encoding dehydrogenase/reductase SDR family member FEY-like has product MAPETKEKKEGSGSENVRPQSTRKKKALGWIEWLRGLLFVVYELLFQRIAASHLENPMPLPPVNHLTCIVTGSTSGIGREIARKLAEAGAHVVMAVRNTKAANELIKKWQEDWAGKGLPLNIEVMELDLLSLDSVVRFADAWNARAGPLHVLINNAGIFSICEPQKFSKDGYEEHMQVNHLAPALLSILLLPSLIRGSPSRIVNVNSIIHYTGFVDSEDMNVVSGKRKYRSLVGYSGSKLAQVMFTSVLQKRLPAEAGINALCVSPGIVQTNVARDLPKFIQGAYHLIPYLIFTPEEGSRSTLFAATDPQVQEYCEMLKADEWPVCAYLSQDCRPMNPSEESHDLETSYKVWEKTLELIGLPTDAVERLIEGEEVECKFGKPKD; this is encoded by the exons ATGGCGCCGGAGACGAAGGAGAAAAAGGAGGGTAGTGGAAGCGAAAATGTGAGGCCGCAGTCTACGAGGAAGAAGAAGGCGCTGGGATGGATAGAGTGGCTGAGGGGGTTGTTGTTCGTGGTGTATGAGCTGCTGTTCCAGAGGATAGCCGCAAGCCACTTGGAGAACCCTATGCCTCTCCCTCCAGTCAATCATCTCACCTGTATCGTCACCGGCTCCACCAGCGGTATCGGCCGAGAAATCGCTAG AAAGTTGGCAGAAGCAGGGGCTCATGTGGTTATGGCAGTCAGAAATACAAAGGCTGCAAATGAATTGATAAAGAAGTGGCAGGAGGATTGGGCAGGGAAGGGCCTTCCTCTCAATATTGAG GTCATGGAACTTGATCTTCTCTCCTTGGATTCTGTTGTGAGATTTGCAGATGCATGGAATGCACGTGCAGGACCATTACATGTCCTCATTAACAATGCTGGGATATTTTCTATTTGTG aaCCACAGAAATTCTCGAAGGATGGTTATGAGGAACACATGCAGGTGAATCATCTTGCTCCAGCATTGCTTTCCATATTGCTCTTACCATCCCTTATTAGAGGTTCGCCAAGCAGAATCGTCAATGTAAACTCCATT ATACACTATACTGGATTTGTTGATTCAGAAGATATGAATGTTGTGTCTGGGAAGAGAAAGTACAGAAGTTTAGTGGGATATTCAGGCAGTAAGCTTGCACAG GTTATGTTCACTAGCGTGCTTCAGAAGAGACTGCCAGCTGAAGCTGGTATAAATGCACTATGTGTTTCTCCTGGAATTGTTCAAACCAATGTT GCAAGAGATCTTCCTAAGTTCATTCAAGGTGCATATCATCTGATACCGTATCTTATATTCACTCCTGAGGAAG GTTCTAGAAGTACACTTTTTGCGGCCACTGATCCTCAAGTTCAAGAGTACTGTGAGATGTTGAAAGCGGATGAATGGCCAGTCTGCGCTTACCTTTCTCAAGATTGTCGTCCAATGAATCCCTCCGAAGAATCACATGACCTTGAAACTTCTTacaaagtttgggagaagacCTTGGAACTGATTGGCCTTCCCACAGATGCAGTTGAGAGGCTTATCGAGGGGGAAGAAGTCGAGTGCAAATTTGGAAAACCGAAGGATTAG